TCCGGGGATAACCAGAGCATCATAGGTTGCGGCTTCTACTTCGGCAAATGTGGCATTTAAAATAAAGTTATGTCCAGGTTTTTCACTGTAAGTCTGGTCGCCTTCAAAGTCGTGAACAGATGTTCGCACCTTGTCACCAGCTTTTTTGTCTGGACAAACTGCATGAACGGTGTGTCCTACCATTTGCAAAGCCTGGAAGGGAACCATAACTTCATAGTCTTCCACGTAGTCCCCAACGAGCATTAAGATTTTTTTAGCAGCCATGTTTTGATATCCTCACATCTTTGATCAATTTCAAGTAAGTTTTAATTTACTATTAATAAAGTGTAACTGTGACTACATAATTTAAGCCAGTAGATGAAATTCTGCTATAGCTCTAGAAAAGTTTTTATTTTCATGTCCTGGACGACTGAGTTTAATTAAAGCAAAGCGCTGTAAGGGAGTTAAAGCTGTCCATTGTTGCAAGGTCAGGGTAATTCCCATTTCTTGAGCTTTTTCCTGGATACTCGCGGGTACAGTTTGAGAATCCATCCATAAAGGATTGGGTTCAATGGGTAGTTTTGCGACTGGGTTCCCCGTGCGTTCTAAAATTAGCTGCTGGAGATAGTTTTGGTAAGCTTGAATCTCCGTTTGTGTATTGCAAGGTAATTCTACTAAAGCTGCACGTTCATCTTGAGTCATTTGATGCCAATGAGACAATTTTAGCTTGATACCAGATGTATCTAATTTGTACCGCACCTGCATAGGTATACAGCGCAAGGAGTTTACAAAATCTGCTTCAAATTCAAAAAAATCTGCCATATTTTTAGTTGAGTAGATGAATTATTGTTCAGAAGCCTACCTATTCTAGCTTTGAAGCCTCTAGAACTAAATTTGCAGTTGACGCTAACAGCCCAAAGCTTTACCAGGAGAGAATTTTAGTTGATTAATCCTTATTAGGGATTGAAGTTTTCAGCAGAGAAAACGCGAGAGGATATTTTTTGAGGTATAGCAACCGCCAAGGACGTTAGGACATAAACTGATCATAAAAGTTAGACACCGAAAGGATTTTACCCTACTCCCTACTCCCCACTCCCCAGCTATACAACATTTAAAATATTGATAAATTCTGCAAAAAAAGACCTATTGCCCAAGACAATATTTAATGTTTAATATTGCTGCTACGAATAATCCAATAACTAATCGATAGAGCTAAAATGGCAACTCCTAAACCAATGATCTCAACGCCAGTAATTTTGCCTAAATCAAGAATAATAATTTTACGTGCAACTGCAATTAAAGAAGTAACAATAACTAACTCAACGTGAACAACGTGTTTGCGGAGATAAGCTGTAATATTTTCTAATATTTCTAAAGCAATTAAAATGTTTAAGAATAATCCAAAAATCGTAAATAATACTTCATTGAACTTACCATAAGGATTAGTAAATAATTCCTTGATTAGGTAAACTCCTAGATCAAAAATTGCGGCTAAAATCACCACTACCATAGCCAGTGATAGGATCTTAGAAACAAGCACCTCGATATTTTCTATCAGGCGCATAAAATTTTCGTCCTTAGCCAAATTCACAATCTTTCTGAGTAGATGCTTCATATCACTTGTGAGGGAGTATTCATTGTTTCTACCATGACAATGGCATCATTGACTACAATTCCTACAAGAACTTAGTCGCAATAACTAGCCGGAGCTTCAAACCCTTGTCTGATAGCGAAAGTCGTCTTTAGACGACTGGGAAAAGATTTTAGTCCATTTTAATGAATTTTAGCGATCAGCGTCGAAATTGATAGGACTTACGCAGAAACTCTCTTAAACCCTCTTGACTCGGTGTACTCTGTGCCTGGAGTGGTTGGTTTTCCCATAAATTTGCGTAAGTCCTAATTGATTTAAGAGCGGGTTTTGTCGCTGATTTCAAATGGTGCAAGATTTAAGGTGCAAATCGTTGGCTATATCGAGAAATCAGCATCACTCTCTAGATGTATATTAGGTAGTGTAAATTACCCCACACAGATGCTACATAGTCTTGCAGAGGAGGGAGGTCAAGCTTTTTGAGAATTGATAGTTTTGAACTGTATCCTTTAAACCGGATAAACATCAAATTTATCTACTCCCAAAGCTCTGGAGAGAAAAAACACAGAAAATGAATCTTGTGAATTCCGAGCATCGTCAAATAATTATTATCGGTGCTGGTTCAGCTGGATTAACTGCTGCGATTTATACAGCACGGGCTAACCTGAAGCCATTAGTAATTAGGGGGCTTGAACCGGGGGGTCAACTTGCTACTACTACAGAGGTGGAAAACTATCCAGGCTTTGTCAATGGGATTCTCGGACCAGAATTAATGCAGCATTTTGAAGCGCAAGCAGCCCGCTTTGGTACAGAATTGCGTTATGGGATGATTACATCTGTAGATTTTTCACAGCGACCATTTCGCCTCATCTTGGATGATGAAAAAACCTTGTTGGCTGATGCTGTAATTATCGCTACTGGTGCTAGTCCCAAATATCTGGGTTTGGAAAACGAAAAAAGGCTCCTGGGTCATGGTGTGTCATCCTGCGCCACCTGTGATGCAGCTTTTTTCCAAGAACAGGAAGTTGCAATTGTTGGCGGTGGGGATACGGCGATAGAAGATGCTATCTTCTTAACACGCTTTTGTGCCAAAGTTTATGTTATTCACCGACGCAAAAAATTGCGTGCTTCTAAAATTTTACAGGCGCGTGCTTTTGCCAAAGAAAAGATCAGCTTTATTTGGAATACATTAGTCGAAGATATTTTGGGAGAAGAGGAAGTAGAAGGATTACTACTAAAAAATATAGAAACTAAAGAGACATTTAACCTATCCGTAGCGGGTTTATTTGTCGCCATCGGTTATCAGCCAAATACAAAGATTTTTCAGGGATGGCTGGACATGGACAACACAGGATATATCCGCACCCTTCCTGGTTCAACATATACAAATGTTACTGGTGTGTTTGCCAGTGGTGACGCTCAAGACCATGTATATCGACAAGCCGCGACTGCTGTCGGAACTGGCTGTATGGCGGCTATTGATGCTGAACGTTGGCTAGAGTCGCAAAATCAGGTTTCAGTTTCCCACGCCGATAAATGGGGGAAGTTGGCTGATTCTCAGGAGTAAAGTCTGATCTGACTATTGTGATATTGCTGTTAATCGTATTGAAACTGGTGAATTTACTCAGGACTTACGCAAAAATTCTTTGAAACCCTCTTGACTTCGTGTACTTTGTGTCCTTTGTGGTTCGTTTTTTCATAATTTTGGGTCAGTTGTGAACCTTGTAGTTGATGCTGTGCTGGTAGTAACTCTGCATTGATTGGGGTTAGTTGTACAGCACAAGCTTTTAATTCTGGTTGTAAGGAATCTGGGCAAGATTCAGGATGGGTAAGGGTGTTAGCTTCGGCATCATCTGCCCATAAAGCCCCCCAGTGCATGGGGATAAATACAGTCCCTGGTGCGATCGCTTTCGTAATTTTAGCAGGAAATTTCGTTTTACCCCGACGCGATCGCACTTCCACTATTTGATTTTCAGTAATTTTTAACCTAGCAGCATCACGGGGATGAATCTCAATAAATGGTTCGGGGTGCATTTTCCGGATTTTTTCAATGTGTCCCGTGCGCGTTTGGGTGTGCCAATGCCCATAAAGTCGTCCAGTTGTCAAGACAAAAGGATAATCAGGATCGGGTGGTTCTGCTAAACCCTTAGAATAATATGCTCCAAAACGCGCCCTTCCGTCTGGCGTGCGGAAACGTAAATCAGTATAAAGACGTTTTGAGGAAGTAGCAGATTCCCTACTCCCCACTCCCCACTCCCCACTCCCCTGCTTTGGATGAGGCCATTGAGTGGGACCGTTTATTTGTAATTGTTCGTGACTAATACCAGTCATATCGCAGAGGCGATCGCCTGTCAATTGCACAAACTCGGTATAAACTTGAGATGAGTTAGCAAAAGCAAATTCTTTCTCAAAACCCAACCTGCGCCCCACTTCCGCGAAAATTTCCCAATCAGCTTTGGCTTCTCTGGGCGGTTGGCGGAAGGCTTGACACAAAGTCACCGTTCTTTCAGAATTAGTCATCACGCCAGTTTTCTCACTCCACTGGGCTGCGGGTAAAAGAATGTGAGCGTAAGCAGAGGTTTCTGTGGGATAATAGGCATCTTGGTAAATTGTTAAAGGCGATCGCCATAAAGCCTTTTTAGTTCTTTCTAAATCTGGCATACTCACAGCCGGATTAGTCGCTGCAATCCACAGTAAACCTACAGCATCATTTTCCAAACCAGTAATCATATCCCAAGCAGTTAAACCGGGATGAGGTGAAATTCGCCCAGGTTCTAATCCCCAAAACTGCTCAACTTCCGCACGATGTTGGGGATTTTTTACCAAACGATAACCGGGTAACAAATGCGCCAAACCCCCGGCTTCTCTACCTCCCATCGCATTCGGCTGACCCGTAAGGGAAAAAGGTCCCGCTCCTGGTTTACCAATTTGTCCAGTCATTAAATGCAGATTAATGATAGTTCTGACCTTCGCCGTCCCTTCACTGGATTGATTTACACCCATTGACCACAGAGAAAGCACCCGTTGAGATTCTCCCCAGTACCGAGCTGCGGTTTCTAAATCTTCAATACTGATACCACATTGACGAGCCGCAACTTCTGGAGGGTAATGACGAATCACCTCAGCGTATTCCGAAAAATTGCTTGTACACTCATCAATAAAACCGATATCAATATAATTCCAACGCATCAATAAATGAGCCATCCCATTCATCAAATCAATATCTGTACCCGGACGAATAGCTAAATGTAAATCAGCAGCTTCAGCCGTTGGTGTGCGCCGAGGGTCAACCACAATCATTTTGACGTGGCGATTCTTTTTATGATGTTTTACCAACCTGTTAAAAACAATGGGGTGACATTCCGCCGTATTCGTACCAATTAAAAATGCACAATCAGTTAAATCTAAATCTTCATAACAGCAAGGCGGTCCATCCGAGCCAAAACTTTGAATATATCCAGACACAGCACTAGACATACATAAACGCGAATTGGCATCAAAATTATTAGTACCCAGACATCCTTTTAAAAGTTTCTGAGCTATATAGTAATCTTCAGTTTGAAACTGACCAGAACCATACATACAAATAGCTTCAGAACCTTGGTTGCTGCGAATTGTTTGGATACGTTGCGTAATAATATTAAAAACTTCATCCCAACTAACTCTGCGAAACTCCTGATTTAAAGAATCCCGCACCATTGGGTAATGTAATCTATTTTTATCTAAAGATTCAGCAATAGTTGCACCCTTAACACAAACCATACCTTTACTTGACGGATGAGCCTTATCACC
The window above is part of the Nodularia spumigena CCY9414 genome. Proteins encoded here:
- a CDS encoding phosphate-starvation-inducible PsiE family protein translates to MKHLLRKIVNLAKDENFMRLIENIEVLVSKILSLAMVVVILAAIFDLGVYLIKELFTNPYGKFNEVLFTIFGLFLNILIALEILENITAYLRKHVVHVELVIVTSLIAVARKIIILDLGKITGVEIIGLGVAILALSISYWIIRSSNIKH
- a CDS encoding nitrate reductase associated protein, whose translation is MADFFEFEADFVNSLRCIPMQVRYKLDTSGIKLKLSHWHQMTQDERAALVELPCNTQTEIQAYQNYLQQLILERTGNPVAKLPIEPNPLWMDSQTVPASIQEKAQEMGITLTLQQWTALTPLQRFALIKLSRPGHENKNFSRAIAEFHLLA
- a CDS encoding molybdopterin oxidoreductase family protein, producing the protein MTEFTKTLCPYCGVGCGLEVSPPAQLAKPTNRDSQGNPIWRVRGDKAHPSSKGMVCVKGATIAESLDKNRLHYPMVRDSLNQEFRRVSWDEVFNIITQRIQTIRSNQGSEAICMYGSGQFQTEDYYIAQKLLKGCLGTNNFDANSRLCMSSAVSGYIQSFGSDGPPCCYEDLDLTDCAFLIGTNTAECHPIVFNRLVKHHKKNRHVKMIVVDPRRTPTAEAADLHLAIRPGTDIDLMNGMAHLLMRWNYIDIGFIDECTSNFSEYAEVIRHYPPEVAARQCGISIEDLETAARYWGESQRVLSLWSMGVNQSSEGTAKVRTIINLHLMTGQIGKPGAGPFSLTGQPNAMGGREAGGLAHLLPGYRLVKNPQHRAEVEQFWGLEPGRISPHPGLTAWDMITGLENDAVGLLWIAATNPAVSMPDLERTKKALWRSPLTIYQDAYYPTETSAYAHILLPAAQWSEKTGVMTNSERTVTLCQAFRQPPREAKADWEIFAEVGRRLGFEKEFAFANSSQVYTEFVQLTGDRLCDMTGISHEQLQINGPTQWPHPKQGSGEWGVGSRESATSSKRLYTDLRFRTPDGRARFGAYYSKGLAEPPDPDYPFVLTTGRLYGHWHTQTRTGHIEKIRKMHPEPFIEIHPRDAARLKITENQIVEVRSRRGKTKFPAKITKAIAPGTVFIPMHWGALWADDAEANTLTHPESCPDSLQPELKACAVQLTPINAELLPAQHQLQGSQLTQNYEKTNHKGHKVHEVKRVSKNFCVSPE
- the trxB gene encoding thioredoxin-disulfide reductase: MNLVNSEHRQIIIIGAGSAGLTAAIYTARANLKPLVIRGLEPGGQLATTTEVENYPGFVNGILGPELMQHFEAQAARFGTELRYGMITSVDFSQRPFRLILDDEKTLLADAVIIATGASPKYLGLENEKRLLGHGVSSCATCDAAFFQEQEVAIVGGGDTAIEDAIFLTRFCAKVYVIHRRKKLRASKILQARAFAKEKISFIWNTLVEDILGEEEVEGLLLKNIETKETFNLSVAGLFVAIGYQPNTKIFQGWLDMDNTGYIRTLPGSTYTNVTGVFASGDAQDHVYRQAATAVGTGCMAAIDAERWLESQNQVSVSHADKWGKLADSQE